The Mucilaginibacter terrenus genome has a segment encoding these proteins:
- the mqo gene encoding malate dehydrogenase (quinone) translates to MSNGSTVSNSVVDVVLIGAGIMSATLGVMLKELQPDISIEIFERLDTIAAESSDAMNNAGTGHSAFCELNYTPQKKDGTITTNKAIQIAEQFEISKEFWAHLVEKGQVGNPESFISKVPHISFVWGEENVKFLKERHRLLTKHHFFKDMLYSEDHEQLKKWMPLVMEGRDASQKVAGTYMDIGTDVNFGALSRSLFANLSKQANVGLSVNHDVNDIKRNSDNTWRITVTDKVTGKKRKLNTKFVFVGAGGGALPLLQKSGIAESKGFGGFPVSGQWLVCNNPAIVEKHWAKVYGKASVGAPPMSVPHLDTRNIGGKKELLFGPYAGFSTRFLKKGSLLDLFGSIKPNNILPLLAVGRDNWPLTKYLIGQVMQSPADRLDALKEYFPEAKAEDWQLEVAGQRVQIIKKDQEHTGVLEFGTEVVTAADGSISALLGASPGASTSVPIMIDLISRCFKTQSGTSEWQNKLKQMIPSLGQSLSKDEALADATRARTSGVLGLA, encoded by the coding sequence ATGAGTAACGGCAGTACAGTATCTAATTCGGTGGTTGATGTAGTTTTAATTGGCGCAGGCATTATGAGCGCCACACTTGGTGTAATGCTAAAAGAGCTGCAGCCGGATATTTCTATTGAGATTTTTGAAAGGCTGGACACCATTGCCGCCGAAAGTTCTGACGCGATGAACAACGCGGGTACTGGACACTCCGCTTTTTGTGAACTTAACTACACGCCGCAAAAAAAAGACGGAACAATCACTACAAACAAGGCCATCCAAATAGCCGAGCAATTTGAAATAAGTAAAGAGTTTTGGGCGCACCTTGTAGAAAAAGGGCAAGTAGGCAACCCGGAGAGTTTTATCAGCAAAGTGCCGCATATAAGCTTTGTATGGGGCGAAGAAAATGTAAAGTTCCTTAAAGAACGCCATCGCTTATTAACTAAGCACCATTTTTTTAAAGACATGCTGTACTCAGAAGATCATGAGCAGCTAAAAAAGTGGATGCCGCTGGTAATGGAAGGTCGTGATGCCAGCCAAAAAGTTGCCGGCACTTACATGGACATAGGCACCGACGTAAACTTTGGCGCGTTGAGCCGCAGCCTTTTTGCCAACCTAAGTAAACAAGCAAATGTTGGCCTGAGCGTTAATCACGACGTAAACGACATTAAACGAAATAGCGACAATACATGGCGCATTACCGTTACCGATAAGGTTACGGGCAAAAAACGCAAGCTAAATACCAAATTTGTTTTTGTAGGTGCGGGTGGTGGCGCTTTGCCACTATTGCAAAAATCGGGCATTGCAGAGAGCAAAGGTTTTGGTGGTTTCCCGGTAAGCGGGCAATGGCTGGTTTGCAACAACCCAGCAATAGTTGAAAAACATTGGGCTAAGGTTTACGGTAAAGCATCTGTGGGTGCTCCGCCGATGTCTGTACCGCATTTGGATACGCGGAACATAGGTGGTAAAAAAGAACTGCTTTTTGGCCCTTATGCAGGTTTTTCAACAAGATTCTTAAAGAAAGGATCGCTTCTGGATCTCTTTGGTTCTATAAAACCCAATAACATACTACCGCTGCTGGCTGTTGGTAGAGATAACTGGCCGCTTACAAAGTACCTTATTGGCCAGGTAATGCAATCGCCTGCAGATAGGTTGGATGCTTTGAAAGAATACTTCCCTGAAGCCAAAGCTGAGGACTGGCAACTGGAAGTGGCAGGCCAGCGCGTGCAAATAATCAAGAAAGACCAGGAACACACCGGCGTGCTGGAATTTGGCACAGAAGTAGTTACTGCCGCAGACGGCAGTATATCTGCTTTGCTTGGCGCATCGCCGGGAGCATCTACCTCAGTGCCTATTATGATCGATCTGATCAGCAGGTGTTTCAAAACACAATCCGGCACTAGTGAATGGCAGAATAAGTTAAAGCAAATGATACCATCCTTAGGGCAATCGTTAAGCAAAGACGAAGCTTTAGCTGATGCAACGAGAGCAAGAACAAGCGGGGTGTTGGGGCTGGCGTAA
- a CDS encoding glutamine synthetase beta-grasp domain-containing protein, giving the protein MATKLEYIWLDGYKPTQSLRSKTKIVKEFSGKVEDLDNWSFDGSSTEQAPGGSSDCILKPVFVVPDPARKSAYLVMCEVLDSTGKPHESNGRALIEDDDNDFWFGFEQEYFLWDPETNKPLGFPAGGYPGPQGPYYCSVGAKNAYGREIVEEHLDVCLEAGLNVEGINAEVAAGQWEFQIFAKGAKEAGDQIWVARYLLERIGEKYGVAINWHCKPLGQLDWNGSGMHANFSNTLLRTANSEEKFKAVCESFRPAVAECIAVYGADNDQRLTGKHETASIHDFSYGVSDRGASIRIPLYAVDHNWSGYLEDRRPNSAADPYKVAAVIIKTVKSAKV; this is encoded by the coding sequence ATGGCAACAAAACTCGAGTACATCTGGCTTGACGGCTACAAACCAACTCAAAGCCTGCGTAGTAAAACAAAAATTGTTAAAGAATTTAGTGGCAAGGTAGAAGATCTGGATAACTGGAGCTTCGATGGTTCTTCAACCGAGCAGGCACCAGGTGGTTCGTCAGATTGTATTTTGAAACCAGTTTTTGTTGTTCCTGATCCGGCAAGAAAATCAGCTTACCTGGTAATGTGCGAAGTGCTAGATTCTACCGGCAAGCCACACGAGTCTAACGGCCGTGCGCTTATCGAAGATGATGATAACGATTTCTGGTTTGGTTTTGAGCAGGAGTACTTCCTGTGGGATCCTGAAACCAACAAACCGCTTGGTTTCCCGGCAGGTGGTTACCCAGGTCCGCAAGGCCCTTACTATTGTTCAGTAGGCGCTAAAAATGCTTACGGACGCGAAATTGTTGAAGAACACCTGGATGTTTGTTTAGAAGCAGGCCTTAACGTTGAAGGTATCAATGCAGAAGTTGCTGCCGGACAATGGGAGTTCCAGATATTTGCAAAAGGCGCAAAAGAAGCAGGCGACCAGATTTGGGTTGCACGTTACTTGCTTGAGCGTATAGGCGAAAAGTACGGAGTAGCAATAAACTGGCATTGCAAGCCGCTTGGCCAGCTTGACTGGAATGGCTCTGGTATGCACGCCAACTTCTCTAACACACTGTTGCGTACTGCTAACAGCGAAGAGAAATTCAAGGCAGTTTGCGAATCATTCCGCCCTGCAGTTGCTGAGTGTATTGCTGTGTATGGTGCAGATAACGATCAGCGCTTGACCGGTAAACACGAAACCGCTTCAATTCACGACTTTAGCTACGGCGTATCTGACCGTGGTGCTTCTATCCGTATCCCGCTTTATGCTGTTGACCATAACTGGAGCGGCTACCTGGAAGATCGTCGTCCTAACTCTGCTGCCGATCCATACAAAGTTGCAGCAGTTATTATCAAAACAGTTAAATCTGCAAAAGTTTAA
- the rpe gene encoding ribulose-phosphate 3-epimerase — protein MSHLVAPSVLAADFANLQRDIELVNNSKADWFHVDIMDGMFVPNISFGFPVVKAIKKHATKPLDVHLMIVDPDRYLKQFAEAGAYSITVHYEACPHLHRTVQAIKELGCKASVAINPHTPVSLLKDIIADLDMILVMSVNPGFGGQKFIEHTYTKLAEVKELAKAANPNLLIEVDGGVDDTNYQALLSAGASVLVAGNSVFSAQDPSLAITTLKQAQV, from the coding sequence ATGAGTCATTTGGTAGCACCCTCAGTTTTAGCAGCCGATTTTGCCAACTTGCAACGCGATATTGAACTTGTAAATAACAGTAAGGCAGATTGGTTTCATGTTGATATTATGGATGGCATGTTCGTGCCGAATATATCTTTCGGTTTTCCGGTAGTAAAAGCTATTAAAAAGCATGCTACAAAACCGCTGGATGTTCACCTCATGATTGTTGATCCGGACAGGTATTTAAAGCAGTTTGCGGAAGCGGGAGCTTACAGCATTACTGTGCATTATGAAGCTTGCCCGCACCTGCACAGGACAGTTCAGGCGATAAAAGAACTAGGATGTAAAGCATCCGTTGCTATTAATCCTCATACACCAGTATCACTCTTAAAAGACATCATTGCCGATTTAGACATGATATTGGTAATGTCCGTAAATCCTGGCTTTGGTGGACAGAAGTTCATCGAACATACCTACACTAAGTTAGCGGAGGTGAAGGAGCTTGCTAAAGCTGCTAACCCAAACCTCTTAATAGAAGTTGACGGCGGGGTAGATGACACTAATTATCAGGCACTACTTTCAGCCGGTGCAAGTGTGCTGGTTGCTGGTAACTCGGTATTTTCAGCTCAGGACCCATCGTTGGCCATTACAACACTCAAGCAGGCTCAGGTTTAA
- a CDS encoding gamma-glutamylcyclotransferase family protein yields MQKDYLFVYGTLLQQHNAFGQYLRKHCLPVSKGKVKGLLYDVGEYPGLILDDNAGYVHGSIYVIESPLIMAEIDAYEGYGPDEQQPNLYIRTRTSILTAQGYLESWVYQYNLPVENLVLVEGGDYLEYYHKKNPPGS; encoded by the coding sequence ATGCAAAAAGATTATCTATTTGTTTACGGCACACTTCTGCAGCAGCATAACGCTTTTGGACAGTATCTGCGCAAGCATTGCTTACCCGTAAGCAAGGGGAAAGTAAAAGGATTGCTTTACGACGTTGGTGAATACCCCGGGCTTATATTAGATGATAATGCTGGTTACGTACATGGCAGCATTTACGTTATAGAAAGCCCGCTGATAATGGCCGAGATTGACGCTTACGAAGGCTATGGACCAGATGAGCAGCAGCCAAACCTTTACATCAGAACAAGAACCAGCATACTTACTGCACAGGGCTATTTAGAATCATGGGTGTACCAGTATAATCTGCCGGTAGAAAACCTGGTATTGGTAGAAGGCGGAGACTATTTGGAATATTATCACAAAAAAAATCCCCCGGGTAGTTAA
- a CDS encoding SGNH/GDSL hydrolase family protein: MLTSQFSCTPKPTINFNDPHIRYTGRIGLKDDAAELSWTASSAIINFKGTGVTAVLNDTKGYDLLTIVVDGKVVNTIQPKRGKYKNYQLISALPDTIHRLELFKRTEAENGTLLLRGFSIEGSGTLLPPPTFKHRIEFYGNSITCGFSLEDPEGKDRGDYGYENGFLSYANLTARHFDAEYYCIAKSGIGVTVSWSPNIMPELYARVNVDDTTRLWDFNKYTPELVVVNLFQNDYHLVDLKDHKEFKHRFGSTPPKPDFLIAKYKEFIQTIRSKYPNTKIICAMGSMDSVEPGSPFPGYVEKAVAELKDKNIYTLFFPYLGAHRHPNAGEHRVMAKQLIDFIHEKFGW; the protein is encoded by the coding sequence TTGTTAACCTCGCAATTTTCCTGTACGCCAAAGCCTACGATTAATTTTAACGATCCCCACATTCGGTATACCGGTCGCATTGGCCTCAAAGACGATGCTGCTGAGCTGAGCTGGACAGCTTCATCGGCCATCATCAACTTTAAGGGTACAGGTGTAACCGCAGTTTTAAACGATACCAAGGGTTACGACCTGCTGACCATTGTAGTTGACGGTAAGGTTGTAAATACAATACAACCAAAACGAGGAAAATACAAGAATTACCAACTGATATCGGCTTTGCCGGATACCATTCACCGACTTGAACTATTTAAACGCACCGAGGCAGAGAACGGTACATTACTGTTAAGGGGATTTTCTATTGAAGGTAGTGGAACTTTGCTGCCGCCACCCACATTTAAGCACCGGATAGAATTTTATGGTAACTCAATTACATGCGGCTTTTCTCTTGAAGACCCGGAAGGGAAGGACAGGGGCGATTATGGCTACGAGAACGGCTTTTTATCGTACGCCAACCTTACAGCACGCCATTTTGATGCGGAATATTACTGTATAGCCAAAAGCGGGATAGGGGTAACAGTAAGCTGGTCGCCCAACATTATGCCGGAATTGTATGCTAGGGTAAACGTAGATGACACTACGCGGCTGTGGGACTTTAATAAATATACGCCCGAGCTGGTTGTGGTGAATCTGTTCCAGAACGATTATCACCTGGTAGACCTTAAGGATCACAAAGAATTTAAACACCGCTTTGGCAGCACTCCGCCAAAACCGGATTTTCTAATAGCTAAGTATAAAGAATTTATCCAAACCATCAGAAGCAAGTACCCGAATACCAAGATTATTTGTGCGATGGGCAGTATGGACAGTGTGGAGCCAGGTTCGCCATTTCCGGGCTATGTGGAGAAGGCCGTAGCGGAGTTGAAGGACAAAAATATTTATACTTTATTCTTCCCTTACCTTGGCGCGCACCGCCATCCAAACGCTGGCGAACACCGTGTGATGGCAAAACAGCTGATCGATTTTATTCATGAAAAATTTGGTTGGTAA
- a CDS encoding glutamine synthetase family protein translates to MNREQVISYIKDNNIQKVKFAFADIDGVLRGKVISTKKFLEGLKTGYGFCDVVFGWDSNDVVYDNVDITGWHSGYPDRLCFIDLDTMRNVPWQDDIPFFLADYSGPNGLTVPADPRSLLKKVAEEFKAMGYHAEFAQEFEWFNFKETPQTLQQKGFANIEPLTPGMFGYSILRTSQNDAFYADLFNLLTRFNIPVEGLHTETGPGVYEAAIEHCEVLQAADNAVLFKTAVKEIAAKHGITATFMAKWNQELPGCSGHIHQSLWTEENGENLFYDGTDANKMSELHKQYLAGQLYCLPHLLPMYAPTINSYKRLVEGAWAPTTITWGVENRTTALRVINTSVGSTRLETRIPGSDTNPYLAIAAALASGLYGIKNKLKLDIPQTIGNGYQDKTHGTLHSNLFDAATAMQNSSVAKELFGEGFVQHFTQTRLWEHRQYAKSVSDWELKRYFEII, encoded by the coding sequence ATGAACCGCGAACAAGTAATAAGCTATATAAAAGACAACAACATTCAGAAAGTTAAATTTGCTTTCGCAGATATAGACGGCGTTTTACGTGGAAAGGTTATCAGCACTAAAAAGTTTCTTGAAGGACTAAAAACCGGTTACGGTTTTTGCGATGTTGTGTTCGGATGGGATAGCAACGATGTGGTTTACGATAATGTAGATATCACCGGCTGGCACAGCGGTTACCCGGATAGGTTATGTTTTATTGACCTGGACACTATGCGTAATGTGCCCTGGCAAGACGATATTCCCTTTTTTCTTGCTGATTACAGTGGCCCTAACGGGTTAACTGTTCCGGCGGACCCGCGAAGCTTGTTAAAAAAGGTAGCTGAAGAATTTAAAGCAATGGGCTACCATGCGGAGTTTGCTCAGGAGTTTGAGTGGTTTAATTTTAAGGAGACACCGCAAACGCTTCAACAAAAAGGGTTTGCCAACATAGAGCCACTAACACCGGGTATGTTTGGCTACTCGATACTGCGAACTTCTCAAAATGATGCTTTTTATGCCGATCTCTTTAATTTATTAACTCGTTTTAATATACCTGTGGAAGGCCTGCATACCGAGACCGGCCCGGGTGTATATGAAGCAGCAATTGAACATTGCGAAGTGTTGCAAGCAGCTGATAACGCGGTTCTTTTCAAAACAGCTGTAAAGGAGATCGCTGCCAAACACGGCATAACTGCTACCTTTATGGCTAAGTGGAACCAGGAACTACCAGGCTGCAGTGGCCACATTCACCAAAGCCTTTGGACAGAAGAAAACGGCGAAAACCTGTTTTATGATGGCACAGACGCGAATAAGATGAGCGAACTGCATAAGCAGTATTTAGCCGGGCAATTATACTGCCTGCCACACCTGCTGCCCATGTATGCGCCTACCATTAACAGCTACAAGCGGCTTGTAGAAGGGGCGTGGGCACCAACCACCATTACCTGGGGAGTAGAAAACCGCACCACTGCCCTGCGCGTGATAAATACATCTGTGGGTTCAACCCGTTTGGAAACGCGCATTCCCGGGTCAGACACCAACCCGTACCTGGCTATAGCCGCTGCATTGGCTTCAGGCTTATACGGCATAAAAAACAAGCTCAAGCTTGATATACCCCAAACTATCGGCAACGGCTATCAGGATAAAACGCATGGAACGTTGCACAGCAACCTTTTTGATGCTGCAACAGCAATGCAAAATTCTTCGGTAGCAAAAGAGCTGTTTGGAGAAGGCTTTGTTCAGCACTTTACCCAAACCCGCTTGTGGGAACACCGCCAATATGCCAAAAGTGTAAGCGACTGGGAACTGAAACGTTATTTCGAGATCATTTGA
- a CDS encoding CoA transferase subunit A: MNKVVSGADEAIRDIQDGMTLMLGGFGMCGLPEKCILALVKKGVKDLTCISNNAGVDDFGIGLLLHRHQVKKMISSYVGENAEFERQLLSGELEVELIPQGTLATRCMAAGYGMPAIFTPAGIGTEVAEGKEVRNFNGKDYLMELAFDADFAIVKAWKGDRLGNLVYRSTARNFNPVMAMGGKITIAEVEELVEPGELDPDHVHTPGIYVHRIFQGENYEKRIEQRTVRKRDNR, from the coding sequence ATGAACAAAGTTGTAAGCGGCGCCGACGAGGCCATCCGCGACATACAGGATGGCATGACCCTAATGCTAGGCGGCTTCGGTATGTGCGGCCTTCCCGAAAAATGTATTCTGGCGCTGGTAAAAAAAGGAGTGAAGGACCTTACCTGCATCTCCAACAATGCAGGTGTGGATGATTTCGGCATAGGGCTTTTATTGCACAGACATCAGGTGAAAAAGATGATATCATCATACGTGGGCGAGAATGCTGAGTTTGAACGTCAATTACTGAGCGGAGAACTTGAGGTAGAACTTATCCCGCAGGGAACACTGGCAACGCGGTGTATGGCAGCAGGATACGGCATGCCGGCTATATTTACTCCTGCCGGCATAGGTACCGAAGTAGCCGAAGGCAAAGAGGTGCGCAACTTTAACGGTAAGGATTACCTGATGGAGCTGGCCTTTGATGCCGACTTTGCTATTGTAAAAGCCTGGAAAGGGGACAGGTTAGGCAACCTTGTATACAGGTCTACCGCGCGGAATTTTAACCCCGTTATGGCTATGGGAGGCAAAATTACCATTGCTGAAGTAGAAGAGTTGGTAGAGCCGGGTGAACTGGACCCGGACCATGTGCATACACCCGGCATATACGTTCACCGCATTTTTCAGGGAGAAAATTACGAGAAGAGAATAGAGCAAAGAACCGTAAGGAAACGAGACAACCGGTAA
- a CDS encoding SGNH/GDSL hydrolase family protein produces the protein MLKRYLLFLLLAAGTACKADTVVPFNDPNIHYMGRIGMTADAAKLTWTASSVVINFTGTGAKATLSDDTGFDFVTVVVDGKVMTTLQPKKYMQEFVLASGLNEGKHKLELFKRTEYDMGTLMFYKFTLDGDGKILPPPAYKHRIEFYGNSITCGYAIEDKEGKDRGTYEFENGYKSYANITARHFNADNYCIAKSGIGVVISWFDYVMPDIYDRVAAHDSTAKWDFTKYTPEVVVVNLFQNDSWLVLKPEHEQFKKLFGDTPPTAEFIVKRYQEFIGKIRSKYPSAKIICALGSMDATKKDSPWPGYIEKAVGNMKDKNIYTHFFPYKNTPGHPSEKEQQEMADSLIGFITKKMKW, from the coding sequence ATGTTAAAACGTTACCTTTTATTTCTACTACTAGCGGCTGGTACTGCCTGCAAAGCAGATACAGTTGTGCCGTTTAATGACCCTAATATACACTACATGGGGCGCATCGGCATGACGGCAGATGCTGCGAAACTTACCTGGACGGCATCATCTGTAGTAATTAACTTCACAGGAACCGGTGCTAAAGCTACCCTGAGCGACGACACTGGTTTTGATTTTGTTACGGTAGTGGTAGATGGTAAGGTGATGACCACCCTGCAACCAAAAAAATACATGCAGGAGTTTGTGTTAGCAAGCGGACTGAATGAGGGTAAACACAAGCTGGAGCTTTTTAAGCGCACTGAGTATGACATGGGCACGCTGATGTTTTACAAGTTTACGCTTGATGGAGACGGCAAGATATTGCCGCCACCTGCTTATAAACACCGGATAGAATTTTACGGGAACTCAATTACTTGCGGTTATGCTATTGAAGACAAAGAAGGAAAGGACAGGGGGACCTACGAGTTTGAAAATGGTTATAAAAGCTACGCAAATATTACAGCGCGGCACTTTAATGCCGATAACTACTGCATAGCTAAAAGTGGGATAGGGGTAGTGATCAGTTGGTTTGATTACGTTATGCCCGATATTTACGACCGTGTGGCGGCGCATGACTCCACCGCAAAATGGGACTTTACCAAGTACACCCCTGAAGTTGTAGTTGTAAACCTTTTCCAGAACGACTCCTGGTTAGTGCTAAAGCCAGAACATGAGCAGTTTAAAAAACTGTTTGGCGACACACCACCCACAGCAGAGTTCATTGTAAAAAGATACCAGGAGTTTATTGGTAAGATCCGGTCTAAGTACCCGTCGGCCAAAATTATTTGTGCCCTGGGAAGTATGGATGCAACAAAAAAAGATTCTCCATGGCCTGGATATATAGAAAAAGCCGTAGGTAACATGAAGGATAAGAACATCTACACGCATTTCTTTCCATATAAGAACACCCCTGGGCACCCAAGCGAAAAAGAACAGCAGGAGATGGCCGATAGCCTGATAGGGTTTATTACCAAAAAAATGAAGTGGTAA
- a CDS encoding 3-oxoacid CoA-transferase subunit B, translating to MLDKTGIAKRIAREIKDGYYVNLGIGIPTLVANYIPDTMDVVLQSENGLLGMGPFPFEGEEDADVINAGKQTITMLPGSAVFDSAMSFGMIRAHKVNLTILGAMEVSENGDIANWKIPGKMVKGMGGAMDLVASAENIIVAMQHINKAGESKLLPNCTLPLTGVKCVKKIVTELAVLDVLPEGGFKLIERAPGISVDEIKNATAGRLLIEGNVPEMVV from the coding sequence ATGTTAGACAAAACAGGAATAGCAAAACGCATAGCGCGGGAGATAAAAGATGGTTACTATGTTAACCTGGGTATTGGTATACCCACACTTGTAGCTAATTACATTCCAGATACAATGGATGTGGTGCTGCAGTCTGAAAACGGCTTGCTCGGAATGGGGCCATTCCCGTTTGAGGGTGAAGAAGACGCGGATGTTATCAACGCCGGTAAACAAACTATCACTATGCTGCCGGGCTCCGCGGTGTTTGATTCAGCAATGAGTTTTGGGATGATAAGGGCGCATAAGGTGAACTTAACCATACTTGGCGCTATGGAGGTATCCGAGAATGGTGATATTGCCAATTGGAAAATACCCGGTAAAATGGTGAAAGGTATGGGCGGTGCAATGGACCTGGTAGCATCGGCAGAGAACATCATTGTTGCTATGCAGCACATTAACAAAGCTGGTGAGTCCAAATTGCTGCCGAACTGTACGCTGCCGCTTACCGGGGTGAAATGCGTTAAAAAGATCGTGACTGAATTGGCGGTGCTGGACGTTTTACCTGAAGGTGGTTTTAAGCTGATCGAACGTGCGCCGGGCATTAGCGTCGACGAGATAAAGAATGCTACTGCCGGGCGGTTGTTAATTGAAGGGAATGTTCCGGAGATGGTGGTTTAA
- the serC gene encoding 3-phosphoserine/phosphohydroxythreonine transaminase: MKHNFGAGPGILPHEVLKQAAAAVIDFNGTGLSLLEISHRSPEFESVLNEAVKLVKELYEVPEGYSVMFLQGGASTQFALAPYNLLPEGGKAAYVESGVWANKALKEAKFFGDVEVVATSKESNFTYIPKDFTVPADAAYIHITTNNTIYGTQMHSFFDSPVPVVADMSSDIFSRKVNVADFGLIYAGAQKNMGPAGVTLVIVKDSLLGKTGRKIPAMFNYQVQAENGSMYNTPPVFAIYVSMLTLNWLKAKGGVAAIEKENDAKARVLYEEIDRNPIFKAVAAKEDRSHMNVCFVTENPEHEKPFLKLCDERGIVGIKGHRSVGGFRASIYNALPITSVYVLIDAMQEFAEKNK, translated from the coding sequence ATGAAACATAATTTCGGTGCCGGTCCCGGCATTTTACCGCATGAAGTTTTAAAACAAGCAGCGGCAGCAGTAATAGATTTTAACGGAACAGGTTTATCATTACTCGAGATATCGCACCGATCACCGGAGTTTGAATCTGTGCTAAACGAAGCAGTTAAGCTTGTTAAAGAACTGTATGAAGTACCCGAAGGATACTCTGTGATGTTCTTGCAAGGCGGTGCAAGCACTCAATTTGCATTAGCACCATATAACCTTTTGCCGGAAGGCGGCAAAGCAGCCTACGTGGAGTCCGGTGTTTGGGCTAACAAGGCATTAAAAGAAGCAAAGTTCTTTGGTGATGTTGAAGTTGTGGCTACTTCTAAGGAAAGCAACTTTACCTACATTCCTAAAGATTTTACCGTGCCAGCTGATGCGGCTTACATCCACATCACTACCAATAACACAATTTACGGCACGCAGATGCATAGTTTCTTTGATTCGCCTGTGCCTGTTGTTGCAGATATGTCATCAGATATATTCAGTCGTAAAGTAAATGTTGCCGATTTCGGTTTGATATATGCAGGCGCTCAAAAGAACATGGGGCCGGCTGGCGTAACCCTTGTAATAGTTAAAGATAGCTTGCTTGGGAAAACTGGGCGTAAGATACCGGCTATGTTCAACTACCAGGTACAGGCTGAGAATGGCTCTATGTACAACACTCCACCTGTATTCGCCATTTACGTGTCAATGCTAACCTTAAATTGGTTGAAAGCAAAGGGCGGTGTAGCTGCAATAGAGAAAGAAAATGACGCTAAAGCACGCGTACTTTACGAGGAAATAGACCGTAATCCAATCTTCAAAGCGGTTGCTGCTAAAGAGGACCGTTCACACATGAACGTTTGTTTCGTTACTGAGAATCCGGAACATGAAAAACCATTCCTGAAACTTTGCGATGAGCGGGGCATAGTAGGTATAAAAGGTCACCGCAGTGTAGGTGGTTTTCGGGCGTCTATTTACAACGCATTGCCAATAACCAGTGTTTATGTGTTGATTGATGCTATGCAAGAATTTGCAGAAAAGAATAAATAA